The window AGGTGGTTGAGGATGGCAGTGGCTATGCTGCCAAAGTTCCAGGCTATCGTATTGCGGGTAAAACTGGTACTTCTCAAAAGGCAGTGGATCGGGGAGGATATGATGAAAAAGCCAAAATTACTAGCTTTGTCAGTATATTTCCCGTAGAAGCACCTCGATATGCAGTTTTAGCGGTAGTGGATGAACCCCATGGAAAATATACCTTTGGTTCTACTGTTGCTGCACCGATAGTTGGTTCGGTGATTCAAGGTATTATTAACATGGAAGGCATCCCACCTAGTAAGACTAGTCAGAATGTAGATCGCCAGGCAAAAGTAGATCGCTAATCATGTTTCATATCTCCTACTACCAGCACCATGAAATAACGAGAAGTTACATTCTTGAGCATGATGTCAAGCGACTGTTAGCATTAGTTTTAACTTGTTGTTGAGCTGTGACAAATGCAGATTCTGGAAACTTCTCGACTAACGTTGCGGTATATTACTTCCCGTGATGCCGAAGCTTTAATGCCGATCTTAGGTGACGCAGAAGTAATGCAATTTTCAATCATTGGCGTACATAGTAAAAAGCAAATTAAACAGTTTATTGAGCAAAGATTAATATCTTATATGGAATATGGTTTTGGTTTATATGGCGTAGTACATAAACAAAATCAAGAATTAATCGGCTACTGTGGTTTTTTTATTCAATCTATTGAGCAGCAAAAAGAAGTTGAAGTCGGTTATCGTTTAGCCCGAAAATATTGGGGACAGGGAC is drawn from Pleurocapsa minor HA4230-MV1 and contains these coding sequences:
- a CDS encoding GNAT family N-acetyltransferase, which codes for MQILETSRLTLRYITSRDAEALMPILGDAEVMQFSIIGVHSKKQIKQFIEQRLISYMEYGFGLYGVVHKQNQELIGYCGFFIQSIEQQKEVEVGYRLARKYWGQGLATEAAQAVVEYGQQRFNFQRFVCLIEIENSRSIRVANKLGMTLEKKIIYHGLDVAMYSLNCQ